AACGGCACTATATGCGCCAAACGCGCGGATATCGATGCCTTAAAAGCTTGGTTTGATAGCCAACAGCGTTTTGCTGATTTAAGTTATAAAGAATCATTTGCCGAAGAACCGGCTTTTTATCGTACCAAAGTGAAGCTTAAACAAGAAATTGTCACTATGGGCGTTGAGGGCATTAACCCAGCACATATTGTGGGCACTTATGTCAAAGGCGATGATTGGAATCAACTAATCACCGATCCCGATACTATTCTTATTGATACCCGTAATGACTATGAAGTCAGTATTGGCACCTTTAAAAATGCGGTTAACCCCAATACCACTACCTTTCGTGAGTTTCCACAGTGGGCCGCACAAAACCTAGATAAAACTAAACATAAAAAAGTAGCCATGTTTTGCACCGGTGGTATTCGCTGTGAAAAATCGACTGCCTTTTTAAAAGAGCAGGGATTTGATGACGTTTATCATTTAGAGGGTGGCATTCTTAAATATTTAGAAGAAATGCCTCAAGAGCAAAGTCTATGGCAAGGTGAGTGTTTTGTTTTTGATCAGCGCGTGGCTGTAAAACATGGTTTAGAGCAGGGCAGTTATGACCAATGTTATGCTTGTCGTATGCCACTGTCTGTCGCGGAAATGGCATCAGAGCATTATGTTAAAGGCTTAAGTTGTCCACACTGCTTTGACAAAACCACTGATGAGCAAAAAGCATCTTTTGCAGAACGGCAGCGCCAAGTAGAATTTGCTAAACAACGCGGTGAAAAACATATCCGTGATGGTAAGTTAGATTAAATTAACGACATTAACAGCAGATATCGATATTTAGAGCTAACTATCGATATCTGCTGGTTTAACTTCTTGTATTATTTCTTCTTTTACTTCTTCGCTAAACTCTTTCGGTTTTAACGCACTTAATAAACTTAACAAGATTAAATTAAATTCTTCACTCATATTATCAACGTTTGTTAAGCTGGCGGCTAATTCGGAGGCACGTTCTAACTGATTAGTGCGATACATTAATTGGCCTAAACGCAAGGTTGCCCAATAGAGTGTGACATTTTGGCTATCTTGATAAAAACTTAAATATTGTTCTAACGCAGTAATACCTATATCAACATCTTGATCGGCAATAACGGCTAAGCGGCCTATATGGTATAAAGCACTGTATTTATTGTTTAAATCTTCAGCATACTTGACGGTTAACTGAAAGTTTTTAAACGCTTCAGCATAGTTTTTTTGCTCGTTTAAGATTTGGGCTTTTCTAAGTAATAACTGGGCATTATAGGGTTCAGTTAAATATTGCTCAATAAGTGCTAATGCTTCATCCGGTTTCTTATCATTTAATAGTAATCTGCTGTTCGCCAACGCAGCTTGAATAGGATTATGTTG
The sequence above is drawn from the Rheinheimera salexigens genome and encodes:
- the trhO gene encoding oxygen-dependent tRNA uridine(34) hydroxylase TrhO; this encodes MYIVAALYKFVRLPDYVELRDTIYQLMVQHNVKGTLLLAEEGINGTICAKRADIDALKAWFDSQQRFADLSYKESFAEEPAFYRTKVKLKQEIVTMGVEGINPAHIVGTYVKGDDWNQLITDPDTILIDTRNDYEVSIGTFKNAVNPNTTTFREFPQWAAQNLDKTKHKKVAMFCTGGIRCEKSTAFLKEQGFDDVYHLEGGILKYLEEMPQEQSLWQGECFVFDQRVAVKHGLEQGSYDQCYACRMPLSVAEMASEHYVKGLSCPHCFDKTTDEQKASFAERQRQVEFAKQRGEKHIRDGKLD
- a CDS encoding tetratricopeptide repeat protein, translated to MQMLMLFLAASLAPETLGNYQQLLVKAQYSELEHQILQQDDYKEHGDVLAIYARSLFNQQRLEDANTLLNFATEQFPQHSNLHYLAGLSKIRLASNGNIFSAKDRALRGVGHLNKALELDPDNFAARQALIDFYNVAPAAAGGDKELARFHADYLQQHNPIQAALANSRLLLNDKKPDEALALIEQYLTEPYNAQLLLRKAQILNEQKNYAEAFKNFQLTVKYAEDLNNKYSALYHIGRLAVIADQDVDIGITALEQYLSFYQDSQNVTLYWATLRLGQLMYRTNQLERASELAASLTNVDNMSEEFNLILLSLLSALKPKEFSEEVKEEIIQEVKPADIDS